The proteins below are encoded in one region of Bosea sp. BIWAKO-01:
- a CDS encoding iron-sulfur cluster assembly accessory protein — MSTDLQVNPRGIAVTGKAANRILAVMAKEPPGSMLRVSVAGGGCSGFQYIFDVDYEKAPGDLVIERDGATVLIDETSLDLLEGCTIDFVDDLVGQSFKITNPNATSSCGCGTSFAL, encoded by the coding sequence ATGTCGACCGATCTTCAGGTCAATCCGCGCGGCATTGCCGTCACCGGCAAGGCCGCGAATCGCATTCTTGCGGTGATGGCGAAGGAGCCGCCCGGCTCGATGCTGCGCGTCAGCGTCGCCGGTGGCGGGTGCTCCGGATTCCAGTACATCTTCGATGTCGACTACGAGAAGGCACCGGGCGACCTCGTGATCGAGCGCGACGGCGCAACCGTCCTGATCGACGAGACCTCGCTGGATCTGCTCGAAGGTTGCACGATCGATTTCGTCGACGATCTGGTCGGCCAGTCCTTCAAGATCACCAATCCGAACGCGACGAGTTCCTGCGGCTGTGGCACGTCGTTTGCCCTCTAG
- a CDS encoding deoxyguanosinetriphosphate triphosphohydrolase yields MPQPQSLSPDREPGDRWRAIYACRSSQSRGRLIAEPASPTRSHFQRDRDRIIHSTAFRRLKHKTQVFVSHEGDHYRTRLTHTIEVAQIARALARALGLDEDLAEALALAHDLGHTPFGHTGEDALDACMHKFGGFDHNAQTLRIVTRLEHRYAGFDGLNLSWETLEGLVKHNGPLIGPDGLPTTRYAKTGIPAAIVEYQERQDLWLDSHASAEAQVAALADDIAYNAHDIDDGLRAGLFGHAELRVVPFLADLLDEIERLHPGLETSRATNELVRRVITRFVEDVIGRSEELIAALAPTDADAIRRAGAPVVAFSETITTADRQIKAFLYPNMYRHPRVGVIRQQAADVVRDLFTRFAAAPQAMPPDWAAGMTELDEPRKARRIADYIAGMTDWYALDEHRRLFDATPSLR; encoded by the coding sequence ATGCCGCAGCCACAGAGCCTTTCTCCCGACCGCGAGCCCGGCGACCGCTGGCGCGCGATCTATGCCTGTCGTTCGAGCCAGAGCCGCGGCCGCCTGATCGCGGAGCCGGCGTCTCCGACGCGCAGCCATTTCCAGCGCGATCGCGACCGGATCATCCATTCCACGGCCTTCCGCCGTTTGAAGCACAAGACGCAGGTCTTTGTTTCGCATGAGGGAGATCATTACCGCACCCGCCTGACGCATACGATCGAGGTGGCGCAGATTGCGCGTGCACTCGCCCGGGCGCTCGGCCTCGACGAGGATCTGGCCGAGGCTCTGGCTCTGGCGCATGACCTTGGCCACACACCGTTCGGGCATACCGGCGAGGATGCCCTCGACGCCTGCATGCACAAGTTCGGTGGTTTCGACCACAATGCCCAGACGCTGCGAATCGTGACCCGGCTCGAACATCGCTATGCCGGCTTCGACGGGCTCAACCTCAGCTGGGAGACGCTGGAAGGGCTGGTCAAGCATAACGGCCCGCTGATCGGCCCCGATGGCTTGCCGACCACCCGCTATGCGAAGACCGGTATCCCGGCGGCGATCGTCGAATACCAGGAGCGGCAGGATCTCTGGCTCGACAGCCATGCCTCTGCCGAGGCGCAGGTCGCCGCGCTCGCCGACGATATCGCCTACAACGCCCATGACATCGATGATGGCTTGCGGGCAGGGCTGTTCGGGCATGCGGAGCTTCGCGTCGTGCCGTTCCTGGCGGACCTGCTCGACGAGATCGAGCGGCTGCATCCTGGCCTCGAGACATCCCGCGCCACGAACGAGCTGGTGCGCCGGGTGATCACGCGCTTCGTCGAGGATGTGATCGGGCGCTCCGAGGAGCTCATTGCCGCGCTGGCGCCAACGGATGCCGACGCGATCCGCCGCGCGGGAGCGCCGGTTGTCGCCTTCTCGGAGACGATCACGACGGCCGATCGCCAGATCAAGGCCTTCCTCTATCCCAACATGTACCGGCACCCACGGGTCGGGGTCATTCGCCAGCAGGCGGCCGATGTGGTGCGCGACCTTTTCACGCGCTTTGCTGCGGCGCCGCAGGCGATGCCACCCGACTGGGCGGCCGGGATGACGGAGCTCGACGAGCCCCGCAAGGCCCGCCGGATTGCCGACTATATTGCCGGCATGACCGATTGGTACGCGCTCGACGAGCATCGCCGCCTGTTTGACGCGACCCCGTCGCTGCGATAG
- the argS gene encoding arginine--tRNA ligase, protein MNLFETFSARINSALTLLADRGAIPTGLSFARVVVEPTRDPAHGDLAINAAMVLAKEAGTNPRALAALLVEELARDPDVAKAEIAGPGFINLTLQPAVFTGILKSAIEAGLDHGRGALQPEPKINVEYVSANPTGPMHVGHGRGAVFGDALSSLLAFAGHAVSREYYINDAGAQVDVLARSAFLRYREALGEEIGAIPEGLYPGDYLKSVGESLAKTYGESLRGKPESEWLVAVRAAAIDGMMEMIRDDLAALGVVHDVFFSERSLQAVDGNIDAVRETIEDLRSRDLIYEGRLPPPKGQKDEDWEDREQTLFRATLFGDDVDRPLLKSDGSYTYFANDIAYHRSKFVRGFAEMIDVWGADHGGYVKRMSAAVKAVTHGEGSLDVKLCQLVRLLRNGEQVRMSKRSGDFVTLREVIDEVGRDAVRFMMIFRKNDATLDFDLAKVVEQSKDNPVFYVQYAHARCASIFRQAREAFPGIDLSPAELAQADLSRLTDEAEIGIIKMIAAYPRMIDAAASAHEPHRVAFFVHELASAFHSLWNKGKDSPQLRFVNQTDRESTVARLAFVHAVRSVLASGLAVVGVAAPEEMR, encoded by the coding sequence ATGAACCTGTTCGAGACCTTTTCCGCGCGCATCAACAGCGCCCTGACCCTGCTTGCAGATCGCGGCGCCATTCCGACCGGGCTGTCCTTCGCCCGCGTCGTCGTCGAGCCGACGCGGGACCCGGCCCATGGCGATCTTGCGATCAATGCCGCGATGGTGCTCGCCAAGGAGGCCGGTACCAATCCTCGCGCTCTGGCAGCCTTGCTGGTCGAGGAGCTCGCGCGAGATCCGGACGTGGCGAAGGCCGAGATCGCGGGGCCCGGCTTCATCAACCTGACGCTGCAGCCGGCCGTCTTCACGGGGATTCTCAAATCCGCGATCGAGGCCGGACTGGATCACGGCCGAGGTGCGCTCCAGCCCGAGCCGAAGATCAATGTCGAATATGTCTCGGCCAACCCGACCGGTCCTATGCATGTCGGCCATGGACGCGGCGCGGTCTTCGGCGATGCGTTGTCGAGCCTGCTCGCCTTTGCCGGTCACGCGGTCAGCCGCGAGTACTATATCAATGATGCCGGCGCGCAGGTCGATGTGCTCGCCCGCTCCGCTTTCCTGCGCTACCGCGAGGCGCTGGGTGAGGAGATCGGGGCGATTCCAGAGGGACTTTACCCCGGCGACTATCTCAAGTCGGTCGGCGAGAGCCTGGCCAAGACTTATGGCGAGAGCCTGCGGGGCAAGCCCGAGTCCGAATGGCTGGTCGCGGTGCGCGCTGCCGCGATCGACGGCATGATGGAGATGATCCGGGACGATCTCGCTGCACTCGGGGTCGTTCACGACGTCTTCTTCTCGGAGCGCTCGCTTCAGGCGGTCGACGGCAATATCGATGCCGTGCGCGAGACGATCGAGGACCTGCGCTCGCGCGACCTGATCTATGAAGGCAGGCTTCCGCCACCCAAGGGGCAGAAGGACGAGGACTGGGAAGACCGCGAGCAGACCCTGTTCCGGGCCACGCTGTTTGGCGACGATGTCGACCGGCCGCTGCTCAAGTCGGACGGCAGCTACACCTATTTCGCCAATGACATCGCCTATCACCGCTCGAAATTCGTTCGCGGCTTCGCCGAGATGATCGATGTCTGGGGCGCCGATCATGGCGGCTATGTCAAGCGCATGTCGGCCGCGGTGAAGGCGGTGACGCATGGCGAGGGCTCGCTTGACGTCAAGCTCTGCCAGCTCGTGCGGCTGCTGCGCAATGGCGAGCAGGTGCGCATGTCGAAGCGCTCAGGGGATTTCGTGACGCTGCGCGAAGTCATCGACGAAGTCGGCCGCGATGCGGTGCGCTTCATGATGATCTTCCGCAAGAACGACGCGACTCTCGATTTCGATCTCGCCAAGGTCGTCGAGCAGTCGAAGGACAATCCCGTCTTCTACGTCCAATATGCCCATGCACGGTGCGCTTCGATCTTCCGGCAGGCGCGCGAGGCGTTCCCCGGCATCGATCTTTCCCCCGCGGAGCTGGCGCAGGCGGACCTGTCGCGGCTGACCGACGAGGCGGAGATCGGCATCATCAAGATGATCGCTGCCTATCCAAGAATGATCGATGCAGCGGCCAGCGCGCATGAGCCGCATCGCGTGGCATTCTTCGTCCATGAGCTGGCGAGCGCGTTCCACTCGCTCTGGAACAAGGGCAAAGACTCGCCGCAATTACGGTTCGTTAATCAAACTGATCGAGAATCCACGGTAGCAAGACTGGCGTTCGTGCACGCGGTGCGCAGCGTCCTTGCCTCCGGTCTGGCTGTCGTCGGGGTTGCGGCGCCGGAAGAAATGCGTTGA
- a CDS encoding SPOR domain-containing protein, whose translation MSEPARNRFALDLDDLERQLRGAAQPPKAGASVDPLVELTRIVGQDDPLKELFSPRAAAAPVQQQAAAAAAWPGARQRQEPSFAQAPAQQPAAANNAQPPAEMLGALDEFEALLRRGDIARPAPAAEPVRQAAVYVPTPVEQPEPYRAARSEPARPAAHDARDLDEERANAQYQDYGHDTQADYPEPPLMAEDDYQDLPPRRSRKGLWAAAAAIAVAVIGVGGYMGLRGSSVTSDGQPPVIAADGGPSKVAPTNPGGAEIPNQNKQIYERAGDSPSNPTKVVSREEQPVDIQQAARTMPGRMVMPGLGSTPQAGANGNPLAQAPAAPERGSVSPAEAGLIATSSVPGLGEPRRVRTVSIRPDGTPAPPPGASAAYSNGAAGVATGAAPTRLGGNLPLNPSSTASTNPPRQRTAATPAVAPEAPKAQERVATPAPATTPAAPMRVASAAPTPAPAATPAPATAAIRSGTGDFAVQLAAPGSEAEARAAFAALQRKYPGQLGGQSPIVKKTDLAGGKTVYRLRIGPYSREDAATMCTQLQAAGGQCFIAKN comes from the coding sequence ATGAGTGAGCCAGCTAGGAACCGTTTCGCCCTCGACCTCGATGACCTCGAGCGTCAGCTGCGCGGCGCGGCTCAGCCTCCAAAGGCAGGGGCGTCTGTCGACCCGCTTGTCGAGCTGACCCGAATCGTCGGTCAGGATGACCCCCTGAAGGAACTCTTCTCGCCGCGGGCCGCTGCCGCTCCGGTGCAGCAGCAAGCGGCCGCCGCTGCAGCCTGGCCGGGCGCCCGGCAGCGCCAGGAGCCTTCTTTTGCCCAGGCGCCGGCCCAGCAGCCTGCTGCCGCCAACAATGCACAGCCGCCGGCCGAAATGCTGGGAGCGCTCGACGAGTTCGAGGCGCTGCTTCGCCGCGGGGATATCGCCCGCCCGGCGCCTGCCGCCGAACCAGTCCGGCAGGCCGCGGTCTATGTTCCGACGCCGGTCGAACAGCCGGAGCCCTATCGCGCTGCTCGGTCGGAGCCCGCCCGGCCTGCGGCGCATGATGCGCGTGACCTCGACGAGGAGCGTGCCAACGCACAGTATCAGGATTACGGCCACGACACGCAGGCGGACTATCCCGAGCCGCCGCTGATGGCCGAAGATGATTATCAGGACCTGCCGCCGCGGCGCTCGCGTAAGGGCCTTTGGGCTGCCGCTGCCGCGATTGCCGTCGCGGTGATCGGTGTCGGCGGCTATATGGGCCTGCGTGGTTCGTCCGTGACGAGCGACGGCCAGCCGCCGGTCATCGCGGCCGATGGCGGCCCGAGCAAGGTTGCGCCGACCAATCCCGGCGGGGCCGAAATCCCGAATCAGAACAAGCAGATTTATGAGCGTGCTGGCGACAGCCCGTCGAACCCGACCAAGGTCGTCAGCCGGGAAGAGCAGCCGGTCGATATTCAGCAGGCGGCACGCACCATGCCGGGCCGGATGGTCATGCCGGGACTCGGCTCGACGCCGCAGGCAGGAGCCAATGGCAATCCGCTGGCACAGGCTCCGGCGGCTCCTGAGCGCGGCTCCGTGTCGCCGGCCGAAGCTGGCCTGATCGCAACGTCCAGCGTACCAGGTCTCGGCGAACCGCGCCGGGTGCGGACTGTCTCGATCCGTCCCGACGGCACGCCGGCGCCTCCGCCCGGCGCGAGCGCGGCCTATAGCAACGGCGCGGCAGGGGTCGCGACCGGCGCAGCGCCGACCAGGCTCGGCGGCAACCTGCCGCTCAATCCATCCTCGACCGCCAGCACCAATCCGCCGCGGCAGCGTACAGCTGCGACGCCGGCCGTCGCGCCTGAAGCTCCGAAGGCTCAGGAGCGCGTCGCGACACCTGCGCCGGCGACCACCCCGGCCGCGCCGATGCGTGTTGCAAGTGCTGCTCCGACACCGGCCCCCGCTGCGACGCCTGCTCCAGCCACCGCCGCGATCCGTAGCGGCACCGGCGACTTTGCCGTGCAGCTCGCTGCCCCCGGCAGCGAAGCGGAAGCACGCGCCGCATTCGCGGCCCTGCAGCGCAAATATCCTGGCCAGCTCGGCGGCCAGTCGCCGATCGTCAAGAAGACGGATCTCGCTGGTGGAAAGACCGTCTATCGCCTGCGTATCGGGCCGTATTCCCGCGAGGATGCGGCAACGATGTGCACGCAGCTTCAGGCTGCCGGCGGCCAGTGCTTCATCGCCAAGAACTGA
- a CDS encoding TRAP transporter substrate-binding protein yields the protein MDRRTFVKASGAGAAVGGVTIAAPAIAQAQPKVSWRLTSSYPKSLDTLFGISTQIAKRVAEATDNQFQIQVFAPGEIVPALQALDSVQNGTVECSSTLSSFYIGKNPAFAFETSLPFGLNTRQHNAWLYQGGGLDLCRAFMKTYNLHTIPSGNTGAQMGGWFRKEIKTVEDLKGLKFRIAGLGGTILSRLGVVPQQIGGGDIYPALERGTIDAAEFSGPLDDEKLGFQRVAKYYYYPGFWEGCANVSFIVNLEKWNALPASYKAIVEAACAEANALCVAKYDHGNPDALLRLVASGAELRPFPQDVMVAAFKEAQALYGELAASNPAFKTFYDSWLPYWRKEQLWFRVAELPFDAFNAGMAQQMR from the coding sequence ATGGATCGCCGTACTTTCGTCAAAGCCTCAGGCGCCGGAGCCGCAGTCGGTGGCGTGACCATCGCAGCGCCCGCCATCGCGCAGGCCCAGCCGAAGGTCAGCTGGCGCCTGACCTCGAGCTACCCGAAGAGCCTCGACACGCTGTTCGGCATCAGCACGCAGATCGCCAAGCGCGTCGCGGAAGCGACGGACAACCAGTTCCAGATCCAGGTCTTCGCCCCGGGCGAGATCGTGCCGGCATTGCAGGCGCTCGATTCCGTCCAGAACGGCACTGTCGAGTGCAGCAGCACGCTGTCGAGCTTCTATATCGGCAAGAATCCGGCCTTCGCCTTCGAGACCTCGCTGCCCTTCGGACTGAACACGCGCCAGCACAATGCCTGGCTCTATCAGGGCGGTGGGCTCGATCTCTGCCGCGCCTTCATGAAGACCTACAACCTCCACACCATCCCCTCGGGGAATACCGGCGCGCAGATGGGTGGCTGGTTCCGCAAGGAGATCAAGACGGTCGAGGATCTGAAGGGCCTGAAGTTCCGCATTGCCGGTCTCGGCGGCACGATCCTGTCCAGACTGGGTGTCGTGCCGCAGCAGATCGGCGGCGGCGACATCTATCCGGCGCTGGAGCGCGGCACGATCGACGCAGCCGAATTCTCAGGTCCGCTCGACGACGAGAAGCTCGGTTTCCAGCGCGTCGCCAAGTACTATTACTATCCCGGCTTCTGGGAGGGCTGCGCCAATGTCAGCTTCATCGTGAACCTGGAGAAGTGGAACGCGCTGCCCGCTTCGTACAAGGCGATCGTGGAAGCGGCTTGCGCCGAGGCCAATGCGCTTTGCGTCGCGAAATATGACCACGGCAATCCCGATGCCCTGCTGCGCCTCGTCGCCAGCGGCGCTGAGCTCAGGCCGTTCCCGCAGGACGTGATGGTCGCCGCCTTCAAGGAAGCGCAGGCACTCTATGGCGAGCTTGCGGCCAGCAATCCGGCCTTCAAGACCTTCTATGATTCCTGGTTGCCTTACTGGCGCAAGGAACAGCTCTGGTTCCGTGTCGCAGAACTGCCCTTCGACGCCTTCAACGCCGGCATGGCGCAGCAGATGCGCTGA
- the nagZ gene encoding beta-N-acetylhexosaminidase yields MKSRAFIAGCLGTSLTPDERAFFRDARPWGFIVFKRNTQTPEQTAALTAEMRETVGWHAPILIDQEGGRVQRMGPPHWPTYPPAHAFLGINDPVQQREIVRLSARLMAHDLKAVGIDVDCLPVLDVPVAGSHDVIGNRAYAHDPDKVARLGRAAAEGLLAGGVLPVVKHMPGHGRARADSHHDLPVVDASLEALRGHDFRPFRHLADMPMAMTAHVVFTALDQRHPATVSRRVVKEIMRGELGFDGLIMTDDISMKALSGGFAEKSQAAIRAGVDVVLHCHGIMGEMIAVAGAVPEMTGARARRAAMALARIRHEPEPLDVEAARAQLTSALALGGR; encoded by the coding sequence ATGAAATCCCGCGCCTTCATTGCCGGTTGCCTCGGCACCAGCCTCACCCCTGACGAACGCGCCTTCTTCCGCGATGCCAGGCCCTGGGGCTTTATCGTCTTCAAGCGCAATACCCAGACCCCCGAGCAGACTGCGGCGCTGACCGCGGAAATGCGGGAGACCGTGGGCTGGCATGCGCCGATCCTGATCGACCAGGAGGGTGGCAGGGTCCAGCGAATGGGGCCGCCGCACTGGCCGACCTATCCGCCGGCGCATGCCTTCCTTGGGATCAACGACCCCGTGCAACAGCGCGAGATCGTGCGGCTCTCGGCACGGCTGATGGCGCATGATCTCAAGGCTGTCGGCATCGATGTCGATTGCCTGCCGGTGCTCGACGTACCGGTCGCCGGCAGCCATGACGTGATCGGCAACCGCGCCTATGCCCATGACCCCGACAAGGTCGCGCGTCTCGGCCGCGCGGCGGCAGAGGGACTCCTGGCGGGCGGGGTGCTCCCGGTGGTCAAGCATATGCCCGGCCATGGCCGGGCGCGGGCCGATAGCCATCACGACCTGCCGGTCGTCGACGCCTCGCTCGAGGCGCTGCGCGGACATGATTTCCGACCGTTCCGACATCTCGCCGACATGCCGATGGCAATGACGGCGCATGTCGTGTTCACGGCACTCGATCAAAGGCATCCGGCCACGGTTTCGCGTCGGGTCGTCAAAGAGATCATGCGCGGCGAACTCGGCTTCGACGGCCTGATCATGACCGACGACATCTCGATGAAGGCGCTCTCCGGCGGCTTCGCCGAGAAGTCGCAAGCGGCGATCCGCGCGGGGGTCGATGTCGTGTTGCATTGCCACGGCATCATGGGGGAGATGATCGCCGTTGCCGGCGCTGTGCCTGAGATGACGGGGGCGCGGGCGCGCCGCGCCGCGATGGCGCTCGCCCGGATCCGGCATGAGCCCGAACCGCTGGATGTGGAGGCCGCGCGCGCCCAGCTGACCAGCGCCCTTGCGTTGGGCGGCCGATAG
- a CDS encoding ScpA family protein, which translates to MDAELPFEDEARPARTDGEPALLVDVDGYEGPLDLLLDLARRQKVDLHRISILALAEQYLAFVEQARALRLELAADYLVMAAWLAYLKSRLLLPEPPKGEEPSAADLATALALRLRRLEAIRAAARRLASRERLGQDVFARGAPEPIVAGARPVWEAELYDLLSAYGQQRQKRAQSHISVGHRMVWSLVEAREVLQRLVGEAADWTAIDPYLTRYMASHGLPQSEMRATVRASALSAMLEMVREGILDLRQDGAFTPLYIRRRSARPPTLPL; encoded by the coding sequence ATGGACGCCGAACTGCCGTTCGAGGACGAGGCCAGGCCGGCACGCACTGACGGCGAGCCGGCGCTGCTCGTCGATGTCGACGGCTATGAAGGCCCGCTCGATCTGCTACTCGACCTGGCTCGGCGGCAAAAAGTCGATCTGCACCGCATCTCGATCCTGGCGCTTGCCGAACAGTATCTCGCCTTCGTCGAGCAGGCGAGGGCGCTCAGGCTTGAACTTGCTGCCGACTATCTCGTGATGGCGGCCTGGCTCGCCTATCTGAAGTCGCGGTTGCTTTTGCCCGAGCCACCGAAGGGCGAGGAGCCGAGTGCCGCGGATCTGGCGACGGCGCTGGCTTTGCGGTTGCGCCGGCTGGAGGCGATTCGCGCGGCGGCGCGGCGGCTGGCGTCCCGGGAAAGGCTGGGACAGGACGTCTTCGCCCGTGGTGCGCCGGAGCCGATCGTTGCCGGCGCACGCCCGGTCTGGGAGGCCGAACTCTACGATCTGCTTTCGGCCTATGGCCAACAGCGCCAGAAGCGGGCGCAAAGCCATATCTCCGTCGGGCATCGCATGGTCTGGTCCCTGGTCGAGGCGCGGGAGGTCCTGCAGCGGCTGGTCGGCGAGGCAGCGGACTGGACGGCGATCGACCCCTATCTGACCCGCTACATGGCGAGCCACGGGCTGCCGCAAAGCGAAATGCGCGCGACCGTTCGCGCCTCCGCGCTGTCTGCCATGCTGGAGATGGTGCGCGAGGGAATTCTCGATCTGCGCCAGGATGGTGCCTTCACACCGCTCTATATTCGCCGGCGCTCGGCGCGGCCGCCGACCCTGCCGCTATGA
- the scpB gene encoding SMC-Scp complex subunit ScpB, protein MSAAPERIDDDEGSEAQLFAQSLRIVEALLFASAAPLSEEELGHSVPAGVAVRQLLARLTDIYATRGVNLRQVAGKWAFRTAPDLGYLLAAEAEPPRKLSRAALEVLAIIAYHQPVTRAEIEEIRGVATAKGTLDILLEAGWVRLRGRRRTPGRPVTYGTTPGFLDHFGLDRIDDLPGLDELKGSGFIEGRLSKDLTVPIPDDGLDLQEDEDPLGDLFTPLDDGDGPPHTPDE, encoded by the coding sequence ATGTCTGCGGCGCCTGAGCGGATCGACGATGACGAGGGGAGCGAGGCGCAGCTCTTCGCCCAGTCGCTGCGCATCGTCGAGGCGTTGCTCTTCGCATCGGCTGCACCGCTCTCGGAAGAGGAACTCGGCCATTCCGTGCCGGCCGGCGTCGCGGTACGGCAGCTCCTTGCGCGGCTCACGGACATCTACGCGACGCGTGGCGTCAATTTGCGGCAGGTCGCTGGCAAATGGGCGTTTCGGACCGCACCGGACCTCGGCTACCTGCTGGCGGCCGAGGCCGAGCCGCCGCGCAAGCTGTCGCGGGCGGCGCTCGAGGTGTTGGCGATCATTGCGTATCATCAACCGGTGACGCGGGCCGAGATCGAGGAGATCCGCGGCGTTGCCACCGCCAAGGGTACGCTCGACATCCTGCTCGAAGCCGGGTGGGTCAGGCTGCGCGGGCGGCGTCGGACGCCGGGCCGGCCGGTGACCTATGGCACCACGCCGGGCTTCCTCGATCATTTCGGGCTCGACCGCATCGACGACCTCCCTGGCCTGGACGAGCTGAAGGGCTCGGGCTTCATCGAGGGACGGCTCTCGAAGGACCTGACCGTGCCGATCCCCGATGATGGTCTCGACCTGCAGGAGGACGAGGATCCACTTGGGGATCTGTTTACTCCGCTTGACGACGGCGACGGGCCGCCCCACACCCCGGACGAGTGA
- a CDS encoding ABC transporter ATP-binding protein, with amino-acid sequence MSLAFEGVTQRFGEVTALEDVTLAIAPGEIVALLGQSGCGKTTLLRLAAGVERPSSGKVVLEGQDVSAPDAFVEPEKRGVGLVFQDYALFPHLNVLENVRFGLRGYDDASAKATALRAIARVGLADLAEAYPHMLSGGEQQRVALARAVAPRPGVLLMDEPFSNLDRRLRDVVRDETAALLQETGATSIIVTHDPEDAMRIADRIVLMRAGRIVQIGTGEELYRKPVSLFAARFFCDFTEISGIAERGAVETPVGRFAAPGLADGQEAVVCVRPHAIRLVPKGFCLPARVVMRRFLGEVDHLLLAVGGLEKPLVGRVSLPGSIREGEDIGIDIQSDEVLVFASGDT; translated from the coding sequence ATGTCGCTCGCCTTCGAAGGCGTCACCCAGCGCTTCGGTGAGGTGACGGCCCTCGAGGACGTGACGCTCGCGATCGCGCCAGGTGAAATCGTGGCTCTGCTCGGGCAATCGGGCTGCGGCAAGACGACGCTGCTGCGACTCGCAGCGGGCGTCGAACGGCCCAGCTCCGGCAAAGTGGTGCTCGAAGGTCAGGACGTTTCGGCTCCCGACGCCTTCGTCGAGCCGGAGAAGCGCGGCGTTGGTCTGGTCTTCCAGGATTATGCGCTGTTCCCGCATCTCAATGTGCTCGAGAATGTCCGCTTCGGCCTGCGCGGCTATGACGACGCCTCGGCGAAGGCGACGGCGCTGCGTGCCATTGCCCGCGTCGGCCTGGCGGATCTGGCCGAGGCTTATCCACATATGCTTTCAGGCGGCGAGCAGCAGCGCGTGGCGCTGGCGCGAGCGGTGGCGCCGCGCCCCGGCGTGCTCCTGATGGACGAGCCCTTCTCCAATCTCGATCGCCGCCTGCGTGACGTGGTGCGGGACGAAACCGCCGCATTGCTGCAGGAAACCGGGGCAACCTCGATCATCGTCACGCACGATCCCGAGGATGCGATGCGGATCGCCGATCGGATCGTGCTGATGCGGGCAGGGCGGATCGTCCAGATCGGGACCGGCGAAGAACTCTACAGAAAGCCCGTCAGCCTCTTTGCAGCCCGATTTTTCTGCGATTTTACCGAGATCAGCGGCATAGCCGAGCGCGGCGCGGTGGAGACGCCGGTCGGGAGATTTGCGGCGCCGGGCCTTGCCGATGGGCAGGAGGCCGTGGTCTGCGTCAGGCCGCATGCGATCAGGCTGGTGCCAAAGGGGTTCTGCCTGCCGGCTCGCGTGGTGATGCGGCGCTTTCTGGGTGAGGTCGACCACTTGCTGCTGGCCGTCGGTGGGCTTGAAAAGCCGCTGGTCGGGCGGGTCTCGCTGCCGGGCTCGATCCGGGAAGGCGAGGACATCGGTATCGATATTCAGTCGGACGAAGTTCTTGTGTTCGCCTCGGGGGACACATAG
- a CDS encoding twin-arginine translocase TatA/TatE family subunit, with protein MGGVSIWHWIVVGVIVMLLFGRGKVSELMGDVAKGIKSFKKGMAEDEPTTPPPAATTADPKIIDHAQSANSATAKAEHKA; from the coding sequence ATGGGTGGCGTCAGTATCTGGCACTGGATCGTCGTCGGCGTCATCGTGATGCTGTTGTTCGGGCGCGGCAAGGTTTCCGAACTGATGGGCGACGTCGCCAAGGGTATCAAGTCGTTCAAGAAGGGCATGGCCGAAGACGAGCCGACCACGCCGCCGCCTGCTGCGACCACGGCTGACCCGAAGATCATCGATCACGCGCAGTCTGCCAATTCCGCCACGGCGAAGGCCGAACACAAGGCCTGA
- the tatB gene encoding Sec-independent protein translocase protein TatB, with translation MFDIAWSELMLIGAVALVVIGPKDLPKAMRTAGQAIGKIRRMAGEFQSQFNDAMREAELDDLKKQVEDVGGSVQSALNTDFKPIDPIKDDFSTPAPGARDDAALKEAEATLAALPGPEPLPEIVIEPAPIAEPEPEPEVKPKAPRKRASTKKAKVSEPDEGSPA, from the coding sequence ATGTTCGACATCGCCTGGAGCGAATTGATGCTGATCGGGGCGGTTGCGCTCGTCGTGATCGGCCCCAAGGATCTGCCGAAAGCCATGCGGACCGCCGGGCAGGCGATCGGCAAGATTCGCCGTATGGCCGGCGAGTTTCAGAGCCAGTTCAACGACGCGATGCGCGAAGCCGAACTGGACGATCTGAAGAAGCAGGTCGAGGACGTCGGTGGTTCGGTGCAGAGCGCGCTCAATACCGATTTCAAACCGATCGATCCGATCAAGGACGATTTCAGCACACCCGCCCCCGGTGCCCGCGACGACGCGGCGCTGAAGGAAGCGGAGGCTACGCTCGCGGCCTTGCCGGGGCCCGAGCCCTTGCCCGAAATCGTCATCGAGCCCGCGCCGATCGCGGAACCGGAACCTGAACCCGAGGTCAAGCCGAAGGCGCCGCGCAAGCGCGCTTCGACGAAGAAGGCCAAGGTCAGTGAGCCGGATGAAGGGAGCCCGGCATGA